One window from the genome of Hippocampus zosterae strain Florida chromosome 7, ASM2543408v3, whole genome shotgun sequence encodes:
- the slc39a4 gene encoding zinc transporter ZIP4, with the protein MQTFGQTILVLSALSSWCTLDGASACPALQEAYEAVVNLLHPGQEHSLLDDKSLVSLFNTLENRVQCGQVPCGKCNLSEAVHQLIHNHSDHRQAGEEYHAVDVMEFSALAAGCVLYLASPDMVCAAASQGRWGQEVEHFLDEIASGHSHEHHHEHHHEEEEEAEVGQSCHGHEHRQVGLPGLEKVLRELLKHYESSDIESCITSSDIMSEVGAPSAEQTQASGAVLGRLLYHALRGQCFQSLPDESFFLDYIMHRLGSENFTIAELEAVMRSLDIGPNLESSHGHDEDEHAHHDHSRRRRHSESGGTWEEHCFSAHELVLIHGLGVNSSRLGRSDLARLSPALIQQILSKACISSHPAKHNQLSQTERYLYATLANVVITLMSMFGIVLLLCTSCTSVFQLCIQFCISLAVGSLTGDALLHLLPMFLGLHVHHLDEAGGSHDHQLEVSDYVYKMLVVLSGIYFFYVMETVFNIITQRHHHHGDESKGHHCDHDRVLEMYHQERKQKDKSHSTSKMDLVKEEERHERDFHTPAERTREQRLLPYMITIGDGIHNFADGLAMGAAFSLSWKSGLATTLAVLCHELPHELGDFAILLNCGMSVRRALLFNVGSAMTSFVGLYVALSVATDLATTQWIGTITAGLFLYVGLADMLPTMMHIKSKRPWLIFALQNVGLLCGWAVLLLLSLYEERISF; encoded by the exons ATGCAAACGTTTGGCCAAACAATTCTCGTTCTCTCAGCGCTGTCAAGCTGGTGTACGCTCGATGGCGCATCGGCATGTCCCGCGTTACAGGAGGCGTACGAAGCCGTAGTGAACCTGCTGCACCCCGGGCAGGAGCACTCGCTTCTGGATGACAAGTCTCTGGTCTCTCTCTTTAATACACTCGAGAACCGTGTGCAGTGTGGACAAGTGCCGTGTGGAAAg TGCAACCTATCGGAGGCCGTCCACCAGCTCATCCACAATCACAGCGACCATCGGCAGGCAGGCGAAGAATACCATGCCGTCGACGTGATGGAATTTAGCGCCCTCGCTGCCGGCTGCGTCCTGTACCTAGCCTCTCCTGACATGGTGTGCGCTGCGGCGAGCCAGGGCAGGTGGGGGCAGGAGGTGGAACACTTCCTGGATGAGATTGCAAGTGGACATTCCCATGAACATCACCATGAACATCaccatgaagaggaggaggaagcggagGTGGGCCAGTCATGCCACGGCCATGAACATCGCCAAGTGGGCCTCCCTGGATTAGAAAAAGTGCTCAGAGAACTTCTCAAGCACTATGAGTCATCAGACATTGAg AGTTGCATCACATCAAGCGACATCATGTCGGAGGTCGGCGCCCCTTCAGCAGAGCAGACGCAAGCGTCGGGTGCAGTGCTGGGCCGGCTCTTGTATCATGCCCTGCGAGGTCAATGCTTCCAATCACTCCCCGACGAGAGCTTCTTCCTGGATTACATCATGCACCGACTGGGCTCTGAGAATTTCACTATCgcag AGTTGGAGGCTGTCATGAGGTCTCTGGACATCGGACCCAACTTGGAGTCGAGCCACGGCCACGACGAGGACGAGCATGCCCATCACGATCACAGCAGGCGACGGCGACATTCCGAAAGCGGTGGCACCTGGGAGGAG CACTGTTTTTCCGCGCACGAGCTGGTACTCATCCACGGCCTGGGTGTGAACTCGTCCAGGCTGGGCCGCTCCGACCTGGCTCGGCTTAGCCCGGCGCTGATCCAGCAGATCCTGAGCAAGGCCTGCATCAGCTCGCACCCGGCGAAACACAACCAGCTCAGCCAAACGGAGA GATACCTGTACGCAACTCTGGCCAACGTGGTCATCACGCTGATGTCCATGTTCGGCATCGTGCTGCTGCTGTGTACGTCGTGCACCAGCGTCTTCCAGCTGTGCATCCAGTTCTGCATCAGCCTGGCCGTGGGTTCGCTCACGGGGGACGCTTTGCTGCACCTGCTGCCCATG TTTCTGGGCCTGCACGTCCACCACTTGGACGAAGCCGGCGGAAGCCACGACCACCAGCTGGAGGTGTCGGACTACGTGTACAAGATGCTGGTGGTGCTGAGCGGCATTTATTTCTTCTACGTAATGGAAACCGTCTTCAACATCATCACGCAAAGACATCACCACCACGGg GATGAATCCAAAGGTCACCACTGTGACCACGACCGAGTTCTTGAGATGTATCACCAGGAgaggaaacaaaaagacaaatcgCACTCAACTTCCAAAATGGACCTG GTCAAAGAGGAGGAGCGGCACGAAAGAGATTTTCACACGCCCGCAGAGAGGACCAGAG AACAGCGGTTGCTGCCTTACATGATCACGATAGGGGACGGCATCCACAACTTCGCCGACGGCCTGGCGATGGGCGCCGCCTTCTCGCTCTCATGGAAATCTGGACTGGCCACGACGCTGGCTGTCCTCTGCCACGAGCTGCCCCACGAGCTAG GCGATTTCGCCATCTTGCTCAACTGTGGGATGTCTGTGCGCCGGGCGCTGCTTTTTAACGTCGGCAGCGCCATGACGTCTTTCGTGGGCCTCTACGTTGCCCTGAGCGTGGCTACCGACCTGGCCACCACGCAGTGGATTGGCACCATCACCGCGGGCCTTTTTCTCTATGTGGGCTTGGCTGATATG TTACCCACCATGATGCACATCAAATCCAAGAGGCCGTGGCTGATATTCGCACTGCAGAACGTTGGCCTGCTTTGCGGTTGGGCCGTCCTTCTGCTTTTGTCCCTTTACGAGGAGCGCATCAGCTTCTAG